In one window of Camelina sativa cultivar DH55 chromosome 15, Cs, whole genome shotgun sequence DNA:
- the LOC104745470 gene encoding probable sulfate transporter 4.2 isoform X2, which yields MLQSVIDTYSLFFTLISFFSILPPIPMSVAVKNLSAASSSSSPAIPVKVIPLQHPDSTSSDPRCHSVPFNNFFSRWTAKIKRMTLVDWIDTIFPCFLWIRTYRWQQYFKLDLMAGITVGIMLVPQAMSYARLAGLQPIYGLYSSFVPVFVYAVFGSSRQLAVGPVALVSLLVSNALSGIADPSEELYTELAILLALLVGIFECIMGLLRLGWLIRFISHSVISGFTTASAVVIGLSQLKYFLGYSVSRSSKIVPLIESIIAGADQFKWPPFLLGSTILVILLVMKHVGKAKKELQFVRAAGPLTGLALGTTIAKVFHPPSISLVGDIPQGLPEFSFPKSFDHAKLLLPTAALITGVAILESVGIAKALAAKNRYELDSNSELFGLGVANIFGSLFSAYPTTGSFSRSAVNSESEAKTGLSGLITGTIIGCSLLFLTPMFKYIPQCALAAIVISAVSGLVDYEGAIFLWRVDKRDFTLWTITSTTTLFFGIEIGVLIGVGFSLAFVIHESANPHIAVLGRLQGTTIYRNIKQYPEAYTYNGIVIVRIDAPIYFANISYIKDR from the exons atgcTACAATCAGTGATAGATACGTACTCCCTCTTCTTCACGTTGATCTCATTCTTCTCTATCCTTCCACCTATTCCGATGTCCGTCGCCGTCAAGAATCTCTCCGCCGCTTCATCCTCTTCATCTCCGGCGATTCCGGTTAAAGTCATCCCTCTCCAGCATCCCGATTCCACCTCTTCTGATCCTCGCTGTCACTCAGTTCCCTTCAATAATTTCTTCTCCCGATGGACGGCGAAGATTAAGCGTATGACGTTAGTCGACTGGATTGATACGATTTTTCCTTGCTTCCTTTGGATTCGGACTTACCGTTGGCAACAATACTTTAAGCTTGATCTTATGGCTGGTATCACCGTCGGTATCATGCTTGTTCCTCAG GCAATGTCGTATGCAAGGTTAGCTGGGCTTCAACCAATATACGGTTTAT ACTCCTCATTTGTGCCGGTATTTGTGTATGCTGTGTTCGGTTCATCCCGTCAGCTAGCAGTTGGACCTGTAGCATTAGTTTCCCTTCTAGTCTCTAATGCCTTGAGTGGTATTGCTGATCCATCTGAAGAGTTATACACTGAGCTTGCCATTTTGTTGGCTCTTCTCGTTGGAATATTTGAATGCATCATGGGGCTCTTGAG GCTTGGATGGCTTATTCGTTTCATAAGCCACTCAGTCATATCTGGATTTACAACTGCTTCAGCTGTTGTGATTGGGTTATCCCAACTGAAATACTTCCTGGGATATAGCGTTTCTCGGAGCAGCAAGATTGTGCCTTTAATTGAGAGTATAATTGCTGGAGCTGATCAG TTTAAGTGGCCACCTTTCTTGTTGGGATCCACCATTCTGGTGATCCTTTTAGTAATGAAGCATGTG ggaaaagcaaagaaagaactTCAGTTTGTACGAGCAGCAGGACCACTCACAGGGCTTGCTCTTGGTACAACCATTGCAAAAGTGTTCCATCCACCTTCCATCTCGCTG GTGGGAGATATACCTCAGGGCCTTCCAGAGTTTTCATTCCCAAAAAGTTTTGATCATGCAAAATTATTGCTTCCAACAGCGGCTCTCATTACTGGTGTTGCCATCTTG GAATCTGTAGGCATTGCGAAAGCACTAGCTGCGAAAAATAGATACGAGTTGGATTCAAATTCAGAG TTGTTTGGTCTTGGTGTTGCAAATATATTTGGGTCATTATTTTCTGCGTATCCGACTACAG GATCCTTTTCTAGGTCAGCGGTGAATAGCGAAAGTGAAGCTAAGACTGGCCTATCAGGCCTTATAACAGGAACCATCATTGGATGTTCTCTATTGTTCTTGACCCCAATGTTTAAATATATACCACAG tGTGCTTTAGCAGCAATAGTGATATCTGCAGTAAGTGGCTTG GTGGACTATGAAGGGGCAATCTTTCTGTGGCGTGTGGACAAGAGAGATTTTACTCTCTGGACCATCACTAGCACCACCACTTTGTTCTTTGGAATAGAGATAGGGGTCCTCATTGGT GTTGGTTTTTCACTTGCATTTGTTATCCACGAGTCTGCAAACCCCCATATCG CTGTCTTGGGGCGTCTTCAAGGGACCACTATATACAGAAACATAAAGCAGTATCCGGAGGCATACACTTACAACGGGATTGTGATTGTTCGAATCGATGCTCCCATATATTTTGCAAACATAAGCTACATCAAGGACAGGTGA
- the LOC104745469 gene encoding uncharacterized protein LOC104745469, which translates to MGGDRDAKRQKTTETAKVEEKVEKTTEMDKVDNNNKEETAGSVNFEELRDDLFREAAKLVSEDPSTKIAIFFTPPSSSDGSMCSFGYPSVDGVVKTFLADSDPAKNEEDEDEDDAEEEEDDAVEEEDGSSKGFWWEEGMKRIHSMNAEELQASYDRLSRLRDRMVLQLDDEAKLKLAHDSGNQQEEDLLLPNDKDAQPKPKP; encoded by the coding sequence ATGGGAGGAGATAGAGATGCCAAGAGACAGAAGACGACGGAGACGGCGAAGGTAGAGGAGAAGGTCGAGAAGACGACGGAGATGGACAAggtcgacaacaacaacaaagaagaaacagcAGGATCCGTCAATTTCGAAGAACTACGTGACGATCTCTTCCGTGAAGCAGCAAAACTCGTCTCCGAAGATCCCTCCACCAAAATCGCCATTTTCTTCACTCCTCCATCTTCTTCGGATGGATCTATGTGTTCCTTCGGCTATCCCTCTGTCGACGGCGTTGTTAAAACTTTCCTCGCGGATTCTGATCCAGCgaaaaatgaagaagacgaggatgaggatgatgcggaggaggaagaggatgatgcGGTGGAGGAAGAGGATGGCTCGTCTAAAGGGTTTTGGTGGGAGGAAGGTATGAAGCGAATCCATTCGATGAATGCGGAGGAGTTACAAGCCTCGTATGATAGGTTGTCGAGGCTGAGGGACCGTATGGTTCTCCAATTAGACGACGAGGCCAAATTGAAACTAGCTCATGATTCTGGGAATCAGCAGGAGgaggatcttcttcttcccaacgACAAAGATGCTcaacccaaacccaaaccctaA
- the LOC109129075 gene encoding probable sulfate transporter 4.2 — translation MVLGCNAAVTYIDSSAVEAIKKLYEEYKTRDIQLAISNPNKEVLLILARSGIVELIGREWFYVRVHDAVQVCLHYVETPPTNVEEESSNNTSLWRRSSAKXNISYIKDRLREYEVAIDKRTNKGPDLERIYFVILELSPVTYIDSSAVEAIKKLYEEYKTRDIQLAISNPNKEVLLILARSGIVELIGREWFYVRVHDAVQVCLHYVETPPTNVEEESSNNTSLWRRSSAKNSSSPDTNLLKEPLV, via the exons ATGGTTTTGGGATGTAACGCAGCTGTCACATACATAGACTCAAGCGCCGTGGAAGCTATTAAAAAATTGTACGAGGAGTATAAAACAAGAGACATTCAG CTTGCGATATCGAACCCGAACAAAGAGGTTCTATTGATTCTGGCAAGATCAGGCATTGTGGAACTTATTGGCAGAGAATGGTTCTACGTGAGAGTACATGATGCAGTCCAAGTTTGTCTTCATTACGTCGAGACACCACCCACAAAtgttgaagaagaaagcagCAATAATACAAGCTTATGGAGAAGGAGTAGCGCTAAAANAAACATAAGCTACATCAAGGACAG GCTACGAGAATATGAAGTAGCTATCGACAAACGCACAAACAAGGGGCCAGATTTGGAGAGGATATACTTTGTTATCCTGGAATTGTCTC CTGTCACATACATAGACTCAAGCGCCGTGGAAGCTATTAAAAAATTGTACGAGGAGTATAAAACAAGAGACATTCAG CTTGCGATATCGAACCCGAACAAAGAGGTTCTATTGATTCTGGCAAGATCAGGCATTGTGGAACTTATTGGCAGAGAATGGTTCTACGTGAGAGTACATGATGCAGTCCAAGTTTGTCTTCATTACGTCGAGACACCACCCACAAAtgttgaagaagaaagcagCAATAATACAAGCTTATGGAGAAGGAGTAGCGCTAAAAACTCATCATCACCCGACACAAACCTTTTGAAGGAACCATTGGTGTAA
- the LOC104745472 gene encoding DNA replication complex GINS protein PSF2-like translates to MAGQTDPHISLFSPQEVEFMAEDELVEIVPNMNMEQLNFISGDFGLFIPQIPTKVPLWLAVALKRRGKCSFRPPGWMSVDNLTQILEAERESQSTFQALPFSYVEIARLLFDHAHDDIPDKYMVRSLVEDIRDVRLHKLETNLGSFQGTSAVKISNVSAMEVNIVRPFVRRALEAFYKHDKPEADVGRDTRSSRQQREANNEPRRPLRQR, encoded by the exons ATGGCTGGCCAGACTGATCCTCATATCTCACTATTTTCTCCACAAgag GTTGAGTTTATGGCAGAGGACGAACTTGTGGAGATTGTTCCCAATATGAACATGGAGCAACTCAATTTCATCAGT GGGGATTTCGGCCTGTTCATTCCTCAGATTCCGACCAAGGTGCCTCTGTGGCTTGCAGTGGCACTGAAGAGGAGAGGAAAATGCTCTTTCCGGCCTCCGGGATGGATGTCTGTTG ACAATTTGACTCAGATCTTGGAAGCAGAACGGGAGTCTCAGTCGACTTTTCAGGCATTACCATTTAGTTACGTGGAAATTGCCAGACTACTTTTTGACCA TGCACATGACGATATTCCAGACAAATACATG GTGAGATCCCTGGTTGAGGATATCAGAGATGTGCGGCTTCACAAACTTGAGACTAACTTAGGATCATTTCAAGGTACATCTGCAGTAaag ATCTCTAATGTATCGGCAATGGAAGTGAACATAGTCCGCCCATTTGTGAGAAGAGCCTTAGAAGCTTTTTATAAGCATGACAAGCCTGAGGCTGATGTAGGCAGAGATACTAGAAGTAGCAGACAACAGCGTGAAGCCAACAATGAACCAAGG AGACCTCTAAGGCAACGCTAG
- the LOC104745468 gene encoding basic endochitinase B-like isoform X1, whose amino-acid sequence MEKENHSRKMKTNLLLFLLFSLLLSLSSAEQCGRQAGGALCPNGLCCSEFGWCGNTEPYCKQPGCQSQCTPGGTPPGGDLSGIISRSQFEDMLKHRNDAACLAKGFYTYDAFINAAKSFPGFGTTGDTAARKKEVAAFFGQTSHETTGGWPTAPDGPYSWGYCFKQERDPSSNYCEPSAAWPCARDKRYYGRGPMQLTWNYNYGQCGRAIGVDLLNNPDLVANDAVIAFKAAIWFWMTAQPPKPSCHAVIVGQWQPSDADRAAGRLPGYGVITNIINGGLECGRGQDGRVADRIGFYQRYCNIFGVNPGGNLDCYNQRSFVNGLLDAAI is encoded by the exons atggaaaaagaaaaccattCGAGGAAAATGAAGACTAATCTTTTGCTGTTTCTCCTCTTCTCACTTCTTTTATCACTTTCATCAGCCGAGCAATGTGGTCGTCAAGCCGGAGGAGCACTCTGTCCCAACGGTCTATGCTGCAGTGAGTTCGGATGGTGCGGTAACACCGAACCATACTGTAAGCAGCCTGGCTGTCAAAGCCAGTGCACTCCCGGCGGTACTCCTCCCGGCGGCGACCTTTCTGGTATCATTTCAAGATCTCAATTCGAAGATATGCTTAAGCATAGGAACGACGCTGCTTGTCTTGCTAAAGGTTTCTACACTTACGACGCCTTTATCAACGCTGCAAAGTCCTTCCCTGGCTTCGGTACCACCGGAGACACAGCCGCAAGGAAGAAGGAGGTCGCCGCCTTCTTCGGCCAGACTTCCCACGAAACCACAG GTGGGTGGCCAACAGCACCGGACGGACCATATTCATGGGGCTACTGTTTCAAGCAAGAACGTGATCCTTCTTCAAACTACTGTGAACCAAGTGCCGCGTGGCCATGCGCACGAGACAAACGCTACTACGGACGAGGACCGATGCAGCTGACGTGGAACTACAACTACGGTCAATGCGGAAGAGCCATAGGAGTTGACTTACTCAACAACCCTGACCTCGTAGCCAACGACGCAGTGATCGCTTTCAAAGCAGCGATTTGGTTCTGGATGACTGCTCAGCCTCCCAAACCGTCGTGCCACGCTGTTATCGTCGGCCAATGGCAGCCGTCAGA TGCTGACCGTGCCGCCGGGAGATTACCAGGTTACGGGGTGATTACGAACATCATTAACGGTGGATTGGAGTGCGGACGTGGTCAAGACGGGAGAGTAGCGGATCGTATAGGGTTTTATCAGAGGTATTGTAACATATTTGGGGTTAATCCTGGAGGCAACCTTGATTGTTACAACCAAAGGTCCTTTGTTAATGGCCTCCTCGACGCTGCTATATAA
- the LOC104745473 gene encoding uncharacterized protein LOC104745473 gives MKLEDLLVEDETKDQNGVSVAALLDHHRRHPQLLPQPSSKLNEQKSEEEKNDLIKKKQKRTLQKEVMKMQGELEDEQALNKALRDMHRGPVMSQPRLSLLLLPPQVQELIEELATVEAEILCLEQRIQDLKLDVYSEKKENEVLEASIDEGEEEKMMNPKKLLQRQNHLPCDADNDIIKMRSEDIKHRSKSQSYEGHRVAKDIQTNSPRTHASVGSAMEFSSRIHSSTFSDGTRTQEKNNVQETTANVVSEDLVKCLMGIYLELNRSSREREGSKTVSKLSLTHLKNASFKRKSVYDHNASNLDPYGAVMGASLRDIGEYKNFIHITRTSIDVSRLSDCSTSLVNLRVLKEKLSRVDLSFLNHKKKMAFWINTYNACVMNGFLEHGLPSSKDKLLTLLKMATIDVGGMQLSALDIEDSILQSPCEPRESVSTGESEARIQKRYGFRCVEPNLMFVLCRGDWSSPALRVYTAEDVVNELIKARTEYLEASIGISGRKKIMIPSFLHKRLRDFAENEGSLVEWICSQLPPVQRCLQLKETAMEWLNKKGTESQMKKLVEVRAHEYEFRYLFPL, from the exons atgaAGCTGGAAGACTTACTTGTGGAAGACGAAACCAAAGATCAAAATGGCGTTAGCGTCGCGGCTCTTCTtgatcatcatcgtcgtcaccCTCAGCTCCTACCGCAA CCATCATCAAAACTGAATGAGCAGAAGagcgaagaagagaagaatgatttgatcaagaagaagcaaaagcgaACTCTTCAAAAAGAAGTGATGAAAATGCAAGGAGAGCTAGAGGACGAGCAGGCATTAAACAAGGCTCTACGTGATATGCACCGTGGTCCCGTCATGTCTCAGCCTCGTCTCTCTTTactgcttcttcctcctcag GTTCAAGAGCTGATAGAGGAGCTAGCGACGGTTGAGGCAGAGATACTCTGTCTTGAGCAAAGAATTCAAGACTTGAAACTTGATGTGTATAGtgagaaaaaagagaatgaagtgCTTGAAGCCAGTattgatgaaggagaagaagagaagatgatgaatccTAAAAAACTACTACAAAGGCAGAATCATCTACCTTGCGACGCTGACAATGACATTATAAAGATGAGATCTGAGGATATAAAACACAGATCCAAGTCCCAGAGTTATGAAGGTCATCGCGTTGCCAAGGATATTCAAACGAACAGTCCTCGTACTCATGCGTCAGTTGGATCAGCCATGGAGTTCTCATCAAGAATCCATTCTTCGACCTTTTCCGATGGAACAAGAACGCAAGAGAAAAATAATGTGCAAGAGACGACAGCAAATGTAGTATCGGAGGATCTGGTGAAGTGCTTGATGGGAATATATTTAGAACTCAACAGGTCATCGCGGGAACGAGAAGGGTCAAAAACTGTTTCGAAGCTGAGCCTCACACACCTCAAGAACGCTTCTTTCAAACGCAAATCGGTGTATGACCATAACGCTTCAAATCTTGATCCTTATGGAGCTGTGATGGGGGCTTCTCTTAGAGACATAGGAGAGTACAAGAACTTCATCCACATCACTCGAACCTCCATTGATGTTAGCCGTTTATCCGATTGTTCCACTTCTCTTGTCAATTTGAG GGTTTTGAAGGAGAAGTTGAGCAGAGTAGATTTGAGTTTCTTGAACCACAAGAAAAAGATGGCATTCTGGATCAATACATATAACGCCTGCGTCATGAAT gggTTTCTGGAACACGGACTACCTTCATCAAAGGATAAGCTACTTACCCTCCTCAAAATG GCAACAATTGACGTGGGAGGCATGCAACTGTCTGCTCTAGATATTGAAGACTCTATCTTGCAGAGTCCATGCGAACCTAGGGAATCT gTTTCAACTGGTGAAAGCGAAGCGAGGATACAGAAACGGTACGGATTCAGATGCGTAGAACCGAACCTAATGTTCGTGCTTTGTCGTGGAGATTGGTCCTCACCTGCT TTGAGAGTCTATACAGCAGAAGATGTAGTGAACGAGCTAATCAAAGCAAGAACAGAGTATCTAGAAGCTTCCATTGGTATATCGGGAAGGAAAAAGATAATGATTCCGAGCTTCTTGCACAAGCGTCTGCGGGATTTCGCAGAGAATGAAGGTTCATTAGTTGAATGGATATGCAGCCAGTTACCACCAGTCCAACGTTGCTTGCAGCTCAAGGAGACAGCGATGGAGTGGTTGAACAAGAAAGGTACCGAATCTCAAATGAAAAAATTGGTAGAAGTGAGGGCTCACGAATACGAGTTTCGATATCTCTTTCCGTTGTAA
- the LOC104745470 gene encoding probable sulfate transporter 4.2 isoform X1, whose amino-acid sequence MLQSVIDTYSLFFTLISFFSILPPIPMSVAVKNLSAASSSSSPAIPVKVIPLQHPDSTSSDPRCHSVPFNNFFSRWTAKIKRMTLVDWIDTIFPCFLWIRTYRWQQYFKLDLMAGITVGIMLVPQAMSYARLAGLQPIYGLYSSFVPVFVYAVFGSSRQLAVGPVALVSLLVSNALSGIADPSEELYTELAILLALLVGIFECIMGLLRLGWLIRFISHSVISGFTTASAVVIGLSQLKYFLGYSVSRSSKIVPLIESIIAGADQFKWPPFLLGSTILVILLVMKHVGKAKKELQFVRAAGPLTGLALGTTIAKVFHPPSISLVGDIPQGLPEFSFPKSFDHAKLLLPTAALITGVAILESVGIAKALAAKNRYELDSNSELFGLGVANIFGSLFSAYPTTGSFSRSAVNSESEAKTGLSGLITGTIIGCSLLFLTPMFKYIPQCALAAIVISAVSGLVDYEGAIFLWRVDKRDFTLWTITSTTTLFFGIEIGVLIGVSWFFTCICYPRVCKPPYRCLGASSRDHYIQKHKAVSGGIHLQRDCDCSNRCSHIFCKHKLHQGQATRI is encoded by the exons atgcTACAATCAGTGATAGATACGTACTCCCTCTTCTTCACGTTGATCTCATTCTTCTCTATCCTTCCACCTATTCCGATGTCCGTCGCCGTCAAGAATCTCTCCGCCGCTTCATCCTCTTCATCTCCGGCGATTCCGGTTAAAGTCATCCCTCTCCAGCATCCCGATTCCACCTCTTCTGATCCTCGCTGTCACTCAGTTCCCTTCAATAATTTCTTCTCCCGATGGACGGCGAAGATTAAGCGTATGACGTTAGTCGACTGGATTGATACGATTTTTCCTTGCTTCCTTTGGATTCGGACTTACCGTTGGCAACAATACTTTAAGCTTGATCTTATGGCTGGTATCACCGTCGGTATCATGCTTGTTCCTCAG GCAATGTCGTATGCAAGGTTAGCTGGGCTTCAACCAATATACGGTTTAT ACTCCTCATTTGTGCCGGTATTTGTGTATGCTGTGTTCGGTTCATCCCGTCAGCTAGCAGTTGGACCTGTAGCATTAGTTTCCCTTCTAGTCTCTAATGCCTTGAGTGGTATTGCTGATCCATCTGAAGAGTTATACACTGAGCTTGCCATTTTGTTGGCTCTTCTCGTTGGAATATTTGAATGCATCATGGGGCTCTTGAG GCTTGGATGGCTTATTCGTTTCATAAGCCACTCAGTCATATCTGGATTTACAACTGCTTCAGCTGTTGTGATTGGGTTATCCCAACTGAAATACTTCCTGGGATATAGCGTTTCTCGGAGCAGCAAGATTGTGCCTTTAATTGAGAGTATAATTGCTGGAGCTGATCAG TTTAAGTGGCCACCTTTCTTGTTGGGATCCACCATTCTGGTGATCCTTTTAGTAATGAAGCATGTG ggaaaagcaaagaaagaactTCAGTTTGTACGAGCAGCAGGACCACTCACAGGGCTTGCTCTTGGTACAACCATTGCAAAAGTGTTCCATCCACCTTCCATCTCGCTG GTGGGAGATATACCTCAGGGCCTTCCAGAGTTTTCATTCCCAAAAAGTTTTGATCATGCAAAATTATTGCTTCCAACAGCGGCTCTCATTACTGGTGTTGCCATCTTG GAATCTGTAGGCATTGCGAAAGCACTAGCTGCGAAAAATAGATACGAGTTGGATTCAAATTCAGAG TTGTTTGGTCTTGGTGTTGCAAATATATTTGGGTCATTATTTTCTGCGTATCCGACTACAG GATCCTTTTCTAGGTCAGCGGTGAATAGCGAAAGTGAAGCTAAGACTGGCCTATCAGGCCTTATAACAGGAACCATCATTGGATGTTCTCTATTGTTCTTGACCCCAATGTTTAAATATATACCACAG tGTGCTTTAGCAGCAATAGTGATATCTGCAGTAAGTGGCTTG GTGGACTATGAAGGGGCAATCTTTCTGTGGCGTGTGGACAAGAGAGATTTTACTCTCTGGACCATCACTAGCACCACCACTTTGTTCTTTGGAATAGAGATAGGGGTCCTCATTGGTGTGA GTTGGTTTTTCACTTGCATTTGTTATCCACGAGTCTGCAAACCCCCATATCG CTGTCTTGGGGCGTCTTCAAGGGACCACTATATACAGAAACATAAAGCAGTATCCGGAGGCATACACTTACAACGGGATTGTGATTGTTCGAATCGATGCTCCCATATATTTTGCAAACATAAGCTACATCAAGGACAG GCTACGAGAATATGA
- the LOC104745468 gene encoding basic endochitinase B-like isoform X2, with protein sequence MEKENHSRKMKTNLLLFLLFSLLLSLSSAEQCGRQAGGALCPNGLCCSEFGWCGNTEPYCKQPGCQSQCTPGGTPPGGDLSGIISRSQFEDMLKHRNDAACLAKGFYTYDAFINAAKSFPGFGTTGDTAARKKEVAAFFGQTSHETTGGWPTAPDGPYSWGYCFKQERDPSSNYCEPSAAWPCARDKRYYGRGPMQLTWNYNYGQCGRAIGVDLLNNPDLVANDAVIAFKAAIWFWMTAQPPKPSCHAVIVGQWQPSDADRAAGRLPGYGVITNIINGGLECGRGQDGRVADRIGFYQRYCNIFGVNPGGNLDCYNQRSFVNGLLDAAI encoded by the exons atggaaaaagaaaaccattCGAGGAAAATGAAGACTAATCTTTTGCTGTTTCTCCTCTTCTCACTTCTTTTATCACTTTCATCAGCCGAGCAATGTGGTCGTCAAGCCGGAGGAGCACTCTGTCCCAACGGTCTATGCTGCAGTGAGTTCGGATGGTGCGGTAACACCGAACCATACTGTAAGCAGCCTGGCTGTCAAAGCCAGTGCACTCCCGGCGGTACTCCTCCCGGCGGCGACCTTTCTGGTATCATTTCAAGATCTCAATTCGAAGATATGCTTAAGCATAGGAACGACGCTGCTTGTCTTGCTAAAGGTTTCTACACTTACGACGCCTTTATCAACGCTGCAAAGTCCTTCCCTGGCTTCGGTACCACCGGAGACACAGCCGCAAGGAAGAAGGAGGTCGCCGCCTTCTTCGGCCAGACTTCCCACGAAACCACAG GTGGGTGGCCAACAGCACCGGACGGACCATATTCATGGGGCTACTGTTTCAAGCAAGAACGTGATCCTTCTTCAAACTACTGTGAACCAAGTGCCGCGTGGCCATGCGCACGAGACAAACGCTACTACGGACGAGGACCGATGCAGCTGACGTGGAACTACAACTACGGTCAATGCGGAAGAGCCATAGGAGTTGACTTACTCAACAACCCTGACCTCGTAGCCAACGACGCAGTGATCGCTTTCAAAGCAGCGATTTGGTTCTGGATGACTGCTCAGCCTCCCAAACCGTCGTGCCACGCTGTTATCGTCGGCCAATGGCAGCCGTCAGACGCTGACCGTGCCGCCGGGAGACTACCAGGTTACGGAGTGATAACGAACATCATTAACGGTGGATTGGAGTGCGGACGTGGTCAAGACGGGAGAGTAGCGGATCGTATAGGGTTTTATCAGAGGTATTGTAACATATTTGGGGTTAATCCTGGAGGTAACCTTGATTGTTACAACCAAAGGTCCTTTGTTAACGGCCTCCTCGACGCTGCTATTTAA